In Gemmatimonadota bacterium, a single genomic region encodes these proteins:
- a CDS encoding DUF1269 domain-containing protein, producing the protein MTVPPSATPPASRKIVIARYGSTGGAKLGLDQLKNAGTRLGNAAVIEREADGKIGFTETQDWGIGKSAAIGAVAALVLPGIGPVMGALAGGLAAYFIDAGFPDDLLRQLGSGLEIGTSMLVALVREEDLLHAEQVIVTSGGTVLGSGFEPDLGAALERMRPNDAS; encoded by the coding sequence ATGACCGTTCCCCCGAGCGCCACCCCGCCCGCGTCCCGCAAGATCGTGATTGCCCGCTACGGCAGCACCGGTGGTGCCAAGCTGGGGCTCGACCAACTCAAGAATGCGGGGACGCGCCTTGGCAACGCGGCGGTCATCGAGCGCGAAGCCGACGGCAAGATCGGCTTCACCGAGACCCAGGACTGGGGGATCGGGAAGAGCGCGGCGATCGGCGCGGTCGCGGCGCTCGTGCTCCCGGGGATCGGCCCGGTGATGGGGGCGCTGGCCGGCGGACTCGCGGCGTATTTCATCGACGCCGGATTCCCCGATGACCTGCTGCGCCAGCTGGGGAGCGGACTCGAGATCGGGACCTCGATGCTCGTCGCCCTGGTGCGCGAGGAAGACCTGTTGCATGCGGAACAGGTCATCGTGACCAGTGGTGGCACGGTGCTGGGGAGCGGCTTCGAGCCGGACCTCGGCGCGGCGCTGGAGCGCATGCGCCCGAACGACGCCAGCTGA
- a CDS encoding GNAT family N-acetyltransferase gives MNADAPRPTVRVRRATAHDARALADIAARTFAAAFGDSNSPEDLALHLTKSYSEAQQGAEIADPDVDVLLAEVDDSLAGYAQIRVGEAPACVAHLAPFELWRFYVDTPWHGRGVAQALMEAVADAARARGASALWLSVWEHNPRAQAFYAKCGFVQAGTKPFVVGTDVQNDWVMLRRFAGEE, from the coding sequence ATGAACGCCGACGCCCCCCGCCCCACCGTCCGCGTGCGGCGAGCGACCGCACACGACGCACGCGCGCTCGCTGACATCGCGGCGCGCACCTTCGCCGCGGCGTTCGGCGACTCGAACTCCCCCGAGGACCTCGCGTTGCACCTGACGAAAAGCTACAGCGAGGCACAGCAAGGGGCCGAGATCGCCGATCCCGATGTCGACGTCCTGCTGGCGGAGGTCGATGACTCCCTCGCCGGCTATGCGCAGATCCGCGTGGGCGAGGCACCAGCGTGCGTGGCGCACCTCGCCCCATTCGAGCTCTGGCGATTCTATGTGGACACCCCATGGCATGGTCGTGGCGTGGCCCAGGCGCTCATGGAGGCGGTCGCCGACGCCGCGCGCGCTCGAGGCGCGAGCGCCCTCTGGCTGAGCGTGTGGGAACACAACCCGCGCGCGCAGGCCTTCTACGCCAAGTGCGGCTTCGTCCAGGCCGGGACCAAGCCGTTCGTCGTGGGCACCGACGTGCAGAACGATTGGGTGATGCTGCGTCGGTTCGCGGGCGAGGAATGA
- a CDS encoding RNA-binding transcriptional accessory protein produces the protein MSDTTTTASSPSIIARVAKELSLATGQVERTLGLFDEGNTLPFIARYRKEVTGGLDEVQLRDVRDRADYLAEMEERRAAIIKSIDEQGKLDDALRAQLNAADTKQALEDLYLPFKPKRRTRAMIARERGLAPLAEQLWSGALNDAEALEAAAAFVNETLEVPTVDAALLGARDIIAEQVAEDATVRGWVREMTRAQGIVKSTVLPGKASDASKFKDYFEFSESLGTIPSHRMLAIRRGEAEEELMWRIEAPVEAIITRLTREILEGRRAAQQLTLAATDAYKRILATAIEVELRLELKSRADDEAITIFGRNLEQLLLAPPAGERRVIGLDPGFRTGVKVAVVTATSALVHTDTLYLHQEDRFAGAIRAMATRFTPELIAIGNGTASRETETLVKAALRELDAPRPQVVVVNEAGASVYSASDLARSEFPELDVSLRGAVSIARRLQDPLAELVKIDPKSIGVGQYQHDVNQPRLKSRLDEIVASCVNRVGVEVNTASAALLAYVSGIGPSLAQSIVAVRDQRGGLKSRAELREVPRLGAKAFEQAAGFLRVRGGQHPLDASAVHPERYALVERMASDLGADVASLIGNDALLGTVELSRYVSGDVGLPTLRDIVDELRKPGRDPRQAFEPPAFRDDIQKPADLSAGMVLEGVVTNIVAFGCFVDIGVHQDGLVHVSQLADRYVKDPNDVVKVGQKVKVTVQSVDLARGRIALTMRSDSRPAATGERPAAVERTARAERTGSPPAKGSGDRGRGAPPPKPAPTPGKGYIAPNGMRFK, from the coding sequence ATGTCCGACACAACCACGACCGCCTCATCTCCCAGCATCATCGCCCGCGTTGCCAAGGAGCTGTCCCTCGCCACGGGACAGGTCGAGCGCACCCTGGGCCTCTTCGACGAGGGGAACACCCTCCCCTTCATTGCCCGCTATCGCAAGGAAGTCACCGGCGGGCTCGACGAAGTCCAGCTCCGCGACGTCCGCGACCGCGCCGACTACCTGGCCGAGATGGAAGAGCGGCGCGCCGCCATCATCAAGAGCATCGACGAGCAGGGCAAGCTCGACGACGCGCTGCGTGCACAGCTCAACGCCGCCGACACCAAGCAGGCGCTCGAGGACCTCTACCTCCCCTTCAAGCCCAAGCGTCGCACGCGCGCGATGATCGCCCGCGAGCGCGGCCTCGCCCCGCTCGCCGAGCAGCTATGGAGCGGCGCACTCAACGACGCCGAGGCGCTCGAGGCCGCCGCCGCGTTCGTCAACGAGACGCTCGAGGTGCCCACGGTCGACGCGGCGCTCCTGGGCGCGCGCGACATCATCGCCGAGCAGGTGGCCGAAGACGCCACCGTGCGCGGCTGGGTGCGCGAGATGACGCGTGCGCAGGGGATCGTGAAGAGCACCGTACTCCCGGGCAAGGCCAGCGACGCCTCCAAGTTCAAGGACTACTTCGAGTTCAGCGAGTCGTTAGGGACGATCCCGTCGCATCGCATGCTCGCCATTCGTCGCGGCGAGGCGGAAGAAGAGCTCATGTGGCGCATCGAGGCCCCGGTCGAGGCGATCATCACACGCCTCACCCGCGAGATCCTCGAGGGACGCCGCGCCGCGCAGCAGCTCACACTCGCGGCCACGGATGCCTACAAGCGCATCCTCGCGACCGCCATCGAGGTCGAGCTGCGCCTGGAGCTCAAGTCGCGCGCCGACGACGAGGCGATCACGATCTTCGGTCGCAACCTCGAGCAACTTCTCCTCGCCCCGCCGGCCGGCGAGCGACGCGTGATCGGCCTCGACCCGGGCTTCCGCACCGGGGTCAAGGTCGCCGTCGTCACCGCCACCAGTGCCCTCGTCCACACCGACACGCTCTATCTCCACCAGGAAGACCGCTTCGCCGGCGCCATTCGCGCGATGGCGACCCGCTTTACCCCGGAGCTCATCGCCATCGGCAACGGGACGGCGAGCCGCGAGACCGAGACGCTGGTCAAGGCGGCGCTGCGCGAGCTCGATGCACCGCGCCCGCAGGTCGTCGTGGTCAACGAGGCCGGCGCATCGGTCTACTCCGCCTCCGACCTCGCCCGCAGCGAGTTCCCCGAACTCGACGTTTCGCTGCGCGGCGCCGTCTCCATCGCCCGCCGGCTGCAAGATCCGCTCGCCGAGCTGGTCAAGATCGACCCCAAGTCGATCGGCGTTGGGCAATACCAGCACGACGTCAACCAGCCGCGCCTCAAGTCACGCCTCGACGAGATCGTCGCCTCGTGCGTGAACCGCGTCGGCGTCGAGGTCAACACGGCCTCCGCTGCCCTGCTGGCCTATGTCTCGGGGATCGGTCCCTCGCTTGCCCAGTCCATTGTCGCCGTGCGCGACCAGCGCGGCGGACTCAAGTCGCGCGCCGAACTGCGCGAGGTGCCGCGCCTCGGCGCCAAGGCCTTCGAGCAGGCCGCCGGCTTCCTGCGCGTGCGCGGCGGCCAACACCCGCTCGACGCCAGCGCCGTTCACCCCGAGCGATACGCCCTGGTCGAACGCATGGCCAGCGACCTGGGGGCCGACGTCGCCTCGCTCATCGGCAACGATGCGCTGCTCGGCACCGTCGAACTCTCGCGCTACGTCTCCGGCGACGTGGGACTCCCCACGCTGCGCGACATCGTGGATGAACTGCGCAAGCCCGGACGTGACCCTCGTCAGGCGTTCGAGCCCCCCGCCTTCCGGGATGACATCCAGAAGCCCGCGGACCTCTCCGCCGGCATGGTCCTGGAAGGAGTCGTCACCAACATCGTCGCCTTCGGCTGTTTCGTCGACATCGGCGTCCACCAGGACGGCCTCGTGCACGTGAGCCAGTTGGCCGATCGCTACGTCAAGGACCCCAACGACGTGGTGAAGGTGGGGCAGAAGGTGAAGGTCACCGTGCAGTCGGTCGACCTCGCCCGTGGTCGCATCGCCCTCACCATGCGCAGCGACTCGCGTCCGGCCGCCACCGGAGAACGGCCCGCCGCGGTCGAGCGGACCGCACGCGCCGAGCGTACGGGTTCCCCGCCGGCCAAGGGGTCTGGGGATCGTGGGCGAGGGGCACCACCGCCCAAGCCCGCCCCGACTCCCGGGAAGGGCTACATTGCGCCCAACGGAATGCGCTTCAAGTAG